The Raphanus sativus cultivar WK10039 chromosome 2, ASM80110v3, whole genome shotgun sequence genome includes a region encoding these proteins:
- the LOC108843323 gene encoding probable inactive receptor kinase At5g16590 produces MTNKTSLGLPVFFFFFLLCLSAVTSDLESDRRALIALRDGVHGRPLLWNLTAPPCTWGGVQCNAGRVTALRLPGVGLSGPLPIAIGNLTKLETLSFRFNALTGPLPADFANLTLLRYLYLQGNAFSEEIPSFLFDLPNVIRINLAQNKFSGQIPVNVNSATRLATLYLEDNQLTGPIPEIKLKLQQFNVSSNRLNGSIPDPLSGMPKTAFEGNSLCGKPLAACSVTGNGTQGTGKGKSDKLSAGAIAGIVIAGLVGLVLLLLVLFCLCRRKKKKQDNVESRSIEAPVPPSAAKETTVDDTPPAVANGAPPPSSENGAAKNSKDLTFFVKTFGVFDLDGLLKASAEVLGKGAFGSSYKASFEHGLIVAVKRLRDVVVPEKEFKEKLQVLGSISHPNLVALIAYYFSRDEKLVVFEYMPRGSLSALLHGNKGSGRSPLSWETRASIALGAARAISYLHSRDATTSHGNIKSSNILLSESFEAKVSDYCLAPMISPTSTPNRIDGYRAPEVTDARRISQKADVYSFGVLILELLTGKSPTHQQLNEEGVDLPRWVSSITEQQSPSDVFDPELTRYQAEGNENMIRLLKIGISCTAQYPDSRPSMAEVTRLIEEVSRSSGSQGPLSG; encoded by the exons ATGACGAACAAGACCAGTTTAGGTCTCcccgtcttcttcttcttcttcctactCTGCCTCTCCGCCGTCACATCAGATCTAGAATCCGACCGACGAGCACTCATCGCTCTCCGCGACGGCGTCCACGGCCGTCCTCTCCTCTGGAACCTAACCGCCCCGCCCTGCACTTGGGGAGGAGTCCAATGCAATGCGGGTCGGGTCACAGCGCTCCGGCTACCCGGCGTGGGTTTATCCGGTCCGTTGCCAATCGCAATCGGAAACCTCACAAAGCTCGAGACTTTATCGTTCCGGTTCAACGCGTTAACCGGTCCACTCCCGGCGGATTTCGCCAACCTAACTCTCCTCCGTTACCTTTACCTCCAAGGCAACGCCTTCTCCGAGGAGATACCTTCGTTCCTCTTCGATTTGCCCAACGTGATCCGGATCAACCTTGCTCAGAACAAGTTCTCCGGTCAGATCCCGGTTAACGTCAACTCGGCGACCCGGTTAGCTACTCTTTACTTGGAGGATAACCAGCTCACCGGTCCGATCCCGGAGATTAAGCTCAAGCTTCAGCAGTTTAACGTCTCGTCGAATCGGTTAAACGGGTCGATACCGGATCCGTTGTCGGGTATGCCCAAAACCGCTTTTGAAGGCAACTCGCTCTGCGGGAAGCCGTTAGCCGCTTGCTCCGTCACCGGAAACGGGACTCAGGGAACGGGGAAAGGGAAAAGCGACAAGCTTTCCGCCGGAGCTATCGCCGGAATAGTGATTGCTGGTCTCGTCGGGCTTGTCTTGCTCCTCTTGGTCTTGTTCTGTCTctgcagaagaaagaagaagaaacaggaCAATGTGGAGTCGAGAAGCATCGAAGCTCCTGTGCCGCCATCAGCAGCTAAAGAAACGACGGTGGATGACACCCCTCCTGCGGTGGCTAACGGTGCACCACCGCCGTCGTCTGAAAACGGTGCGGCTAAGAACAGTAAAGATCTGACGTTTTTCGTGAAAACGTTCGGCGTGTTCGATCTTGATGGGTTGCTGAAGGCTTCCGCGGAGGTTCTTGGTAAAGGAGCGTTTGGATCATCGTACAAGGCGAGTTTCGAGCATGGTTTAATTGTGGCTGTGAAACGGTTGAGAGATGTGGTTGTGCCTGAGAAAGAGTTTAAAGAGAAGCTGCAGGTTCTTGGTTCAATCAGCCATCCAAATCTTGTGGCATTGATCGCTTATTACTTCAGCCGCGACGAGAAGCTCGTTGTTTTCGAGTACATGCCTAGAGGAAGCTTGTCTGCTCTCTTACACG GGAATAAAGGAAGTGGTAGAAGTCCATTGAGTTGGGAAACAAGAGCGAGTATAGCTCTAGGAGCAGCGAGAGCCATTAGTTACCTTCATTCACGTGACGCGACAACATCTCATGGCAACATTAAATCTTCTAACATTCTCTTGTCTGAATCTTTCGAGGCTAAGGTCTCTGACTACTGTCTTGCGCCTATGATCAGCCCTACATCTACACCTAACCGTATCGATGGTTACCGTGCTCCTGAAGTAACAGATGCTCGTAGAATCTCCCAAAAGGCTGATGTTTACAGCTTTGGTGTTCTCATTCTTGAATTACTCACAG GGAAATCTCCAACACACCAGCAGTTAAACGAAGAAGGAGTTGATTTACCGAGATGGGTTTCATCTATCACTGAACAACAATCACCTTCAGATGTGTTTGATCCAGAGCTAACTAGGTATCAAGCTGAGGGTAATGAGAACATGATCAGGCTTTTGAAGATTGGTATAAGTTGTACTGCTCAGTATCCAGATAGTCGTCCGTCCATGGCTGAAGTCACCAGGCTCATTGAGGAGGTCTCTCGTTCATCTGGTTCACAAGGTCCTTTGTCTGGttga
- the LOC108839369 gene encoding putative F-box protein At1g33020 translates to MTIVNSIPNDLILDIFSRMSINTIARCRCVSKQWWYMLHHQDFTELFLTRSSARPRLLFFMRRLYEDDLVFFWLPQPQHPYEKVSSPEFHMKLDMDLDRFGGHASGLFSFSRTPSMFSEENEDTVHVNMSEEFKLIDNAESFLCYPFTTLVNYKGKLGVINWIYNDITFELFVLENVEKQEFSKYVYTLPKNKIGGWDYISIVGVTVSGEFVFSSDHTSGFMVPFYVLYFNPHTNTLQIIEIRGRGEYSEEGIVPYYDKVLGFVDYMDLRFDLEYAATSSKSTHNGG, encoded by the exons ATGACGATCGTGAATTCCATCCCGAATGATCTGATTCTCGACATATTCTCCAGGATGTCTATCAATACAATCGCTAGGTGTCGTTGTGTGTCGAAGCAATGGTGGTACATGCTTCACCATCAAGATTTCACCGAGTTGTTTCTAACAAGGTCATCGGCTCGTCCACGTCTCTTATTCTTCATGAGAAGACTTTATGAAGATGATCTGGTCTTCTTCTGGTTGCCACAGCCTCAACATCCATACGAGAAGGTGTCGTCTCCAGAATTTCATATGAAGTTAGACATGGATCTAGATCGGTTTGGTGGGCATGCCTCTGGTTTGTTCTCTTTCTCCCGTACACCGTCAATGTTCTCAGAAGAGAATGAGGATACGGTGCATGTGAATAT GTCCGAGGAATTCAAACTTATTGACAACGCAGAGTCCTTTCTATGTTATCCATTTACTACATTAGTAAACTACAAGGGTAAATTAGGTGTTATTAACTGGATTTATAATGACATAACCTTTGAGTTGTTTGTTCTAGAGAATGTCGAGAAACAAGAATTCTCCAAATATGTCTACACTCTGCCGAAGAATAAAATCGGTGGTTGGGACTATATTTCCATAGTTGGAGTGACTGTTTCAGGTGAATTTGTTTTCTCGTCGGATCACACTTCTGGATTCATGGTTCCATTTTATGTTTTGTACTTCAATCCCCATACAAACACTCTCCAAATTATTGAAATCCGAGGACGTGGAGAATACTCTGAAGAAGGAATTGTCCCTTATTATGATAAAGTTCTCGGCTTTGTAGACTATATGGATCTTAGGTTTGATCTAGAGTATGCTGCAACATCATCTAAGAGCACCCACAatggaggatga
- the LOC108842667 gene encoding glutamine synthetase cytosolic isozyme 1-4 — MSALADLINLDLSDSTEKIIAEYIWIGGSGLDMRSKARTLPGPVKDPSELPKWNYDGSSTGQAPGDDSEVIIYPQAIFKDPFRRGNNILVMCDAYTPAGEPIPTNKRHAAAKIFSDPAVAAEETWYGIEQEYTLLQKDIKWPVGWPVGGFPGPQGPYYCGVGADKAFGRDIVDAHYKACLYAGINVSGTNGEVMPGQWEFQVGPTVGIAAADQVWVARFILERITELAGVVLSLDPKPIPGDWNGAGAHTNYSTKSMREDGGYEVIKKAIEKLGLRHKEHIAAYGEGNERRLTGKHETADINTFLWGVANRGASIRVGRDTEKDGKGYFEDRRPASNMDPYTVTSMVAETTILWKP, encoded by the exons ATGTCGGCTCTTGCAGATTTAATCAATCTCGATCTCTCTGACTCCACTGAGAAGATCATTGCCGAGTACATATG GATTGGTGGATCAGGCTTGGATATGAGAAGCAAAGCAAGG ACTTTGCCAGGACCAGTGAAGGATCCATCGGAGTTACCAAAATGGAACTATGACGGTTCAAGCACCGGCCAAGCTCCCGGCGATGACAGTGAAGTCATCATATA CCCTCAAGCTATCTTCAAAGACCCCTTCAGAAGAGGCAACAACATCCTT GTGATGTGTGACGCATATACACCGGCTGGCGAACCGATCCCAACAAACAAAAGGCATGCGGCGGCCAAGATCTTTAGCGACCCAGCCGTTGCCGCCGAAGAAACTTG gTATGGAATTGAGCAAGAGTATACTTTGCTACAAAAGGATATTAAGTGGCCGGTTGGTTGGCCCGTCGGTGGCTTCCCAGGTCCTCAG GGGCCATACTACTGTGGAGTTGGAGCAGACAAAGCCTTTGGAAGAGACATCGTAGATGCTCATTACAAAGCATGTCTTTACGCTGGAATCAATGTCAGTGGCACTAACGGAGAAGTCATGCCGGGACAG TGGGAATTCCAAGTCGGTCCAACCGTTGGAATAGCGGCCGCTGATCAGGTCTGGGTCGCTCGTTTTATCCTCGAG AGGATTACAGAATTGGCTGGAGTTGTTTTGTCTCTTGACCCTAAACCAATTCCG GGAGATTGGAATGGTGCAGGAGCACACACAAACtacag TACCAAGTCGatgagagaagatggagggtaCGAGGTGATAAAGAAAGCGATAGAGAAGCTTGGGTTGCGTCACAAGGAACACATCGCTGCTTATGGTGAAGGCAACGAGCGTCGTCTCACTGGAAAACACGAGACTGCTGATATCAACACTTTCTTATGG GGTGTTGCCAACCGTGGGGCATCGATTAGGGTTGGTCGTGACACTGAGAAAGATGGAAAAGGATACTTTGAAGATCGTAGGCCAGCGTCTAACATGGATCCTTACACTGTGACTTCCATGGTTGCTGAAACCACAATCCTCTGGAAACCATGA
- the LOC108831585 gene encoding transcription factor MYB20-like, giving the protein MGRQPCCDKVGLKKGPWTVEEDKKLINFILTNGHCCWRALPKLSGLLRCGKSCRLRWINYLRPDLKRGFLSEYEEQMVIDLHAQLGNRWSKIASHLPGRTDNEIKNHWNTHIKKKLKKMGIDPMTHKPLLEGSQQQAHDEKNTNQEDQQTKKEEEQQYQLDKDLEKNNTPISTDDGFCIDEVPLLNPHEIFVDISSAHHHTSDDNANFNISNSTSPSSSTSSCISSVPSDEFSKFLDEIEIVDIKWLSSDDSSRDNINYNDAKFNDNVDTMKLWDINDLSSLELFMNDHDDSLVGSGCSRMVINQDSLTFDIL; this is encoded by the exons atggggaGGCAACCATGTTGTGACAAAGTAGGCTTGAAGAAAGGGCCATGGACTGTTGAAGAAGACAAGAAGCTCATCAACTTCATCCTCACCAATGGCCACTGCTGTTGGAGAGCTCTTCCCAAGCTTTCTG GACTATTGAGGTGTGGTAAAAGCTGCAGATTAAGATGGATAAATTATCTGAGACCTGATTTAAAAAGAGGCTTTTTATCAGAATATGAAGAACAAATGGTCATTGATCTTCATGCCCAACTTGGCAATAg ATGGTCAAAGATTGCCTCTCATTTACCAGGAAGAACTGATAATGAAATAAAGAACCATTGGAACACGCACATAAAGAAAAAGCTAAAGAAGATGGGTATTGACCCTATGACGCATAAGCCTCTCTTGGAAGGTTCGCAACAACAAGCTCATGATGAGAAGAACACAAACCAAGAAGATCAACAAactaaaaaagaagaagaacaacaataTCAACTAGATAAAGATTTGGAAAAGAACAACACACCAATTTCTACTGATGATGGATTTTGCATTGATGAAGTCCCATTACTCAATCCACATGAGATATTTGTGGACATTTCTTCTGCTCACCATCATACTAGTGATGATAATGCCAACTTTAACATTAGTAACTCCACTTCACCTTCTTCGTCTACCTCGTCGTGCATATCATCAGTACCTAGTGATGAGTTCTCAAAGTTTCTTGATGAAATTGAGATTGTTGACATCAAGTGGCTCTCCTCCGATGATTCATCAAGGGATAACATTAATTACAACGACGCCAAGTTCAACGACAATGTTGATACGATGAAATTGTGGGATATCAATGATTTGAGCAGCTTGGAATTGTTTATGAATGATCATGATGATAGTTTGGTTGGAAGCGGATGTTCAAGAATGGTTATAAATCAAGATTCATTGACATTTGATATCCTTTAA